The Impatiens glandulifera chromosome 8, dImpGla2.1, whole genome shotgun sequence genome includes a window with the following:
- the LOC124911977 gene encoding protein BREAST CANCER SUSCEPTIBILITY 1 homolog, which translates to MEDFSNLEKMGRELKCPICLSLLTSSVSLVCNHVFCNTCIQKSMKSASDCPICKLPFHRREIRPAPHMDTLVSIYKSMEVSSGVNIFSTQIAPSSKELEQEPQNGKSCQTEPIKQRKAKGKSAKWSMSASPKISKSLMNRPSFPTKKRIQVTKHHIPETPKVVAESSNGLRGKSVLDGEGETGLAPFFWLREEEDVEKLTQQTDDDTIFGTPPCAPCFSDIKDSDDDVPDDLALQDEADCEVNNENYVDSEMFEWTQRPCSPELGSSPLKTQIKSSSQTLATSVEKENEKISVPTLSTQRTGTKNRINEAIESSKSGKGRRGRPSKKQVKGTKVQGFEVHVDLSDKTENPLHSDNNKGSSIHLKERTCMRNSFECDINGGNQNTTENSTLPENFTRISKKKNLLMKNSENIEGNATHPEHGHGSRCSKKRRTSDCSNPKVGLAKDALTDADNSAKLNQTMGKVQNDTEIKVLQNSSDKEIATNISNTAAILKCDNVPPKVECGFCHSAEETEFSGVMVHYLDGKPVDVDHNSGSKAIHAHRNCTEWAPNVYFEDDKAINLVAELARSRRIKCSFCGIRGAALGCYDKSCRKSFHVPCAKLTTQCRWDSNNFVMLCPLHASAKLPCELSDSQVKKISKSTPKRICEVRHQEPVVENSDSNWHWGSSKRYVICSSALTNVDKQLVSEFERISGIQIMKNWDPTVTHIIASADENGACKRTLKILMGILEGKWILKAEWIKACLEAMQPVDEHLYEINCDVHGIKDGPQLGRLRVSTNQSKPFEGCKFFLAGEYTTSYKGYLQDLVAAAGGVVLQRKPISSSTSFSSTFIVYSLELPEKCNPIKKNMIFNRRKTDAEAIANSTGSIVVSNSWVLNSIAGCKIRPLTG; encoded by the exons ATGGAAGATTTCTCAAACTTGGAGAAAATGGGCAGAGAACTGAAATGCCCTATCTG TTTAAGTCTCTTGACGTCGTCTGTTTCACTTGTATGCAACCATGTCTTTTGCAA TACATGTATTCAGAAATCCATGAAATCAGCTTCAGATTGTCCAATCTGTAAACTCCCATTTCATCGCAGAG AGATTCGTCCTGCTCCTCATATGGATACCCTGGTCAGCATTTACAAGAGCATGGAAGTTTCTTCTGGAGTTAACATATTCAGCACACAAATTGCGCCTTCCTCCAAAGAGTTGG AACAAGAACCACAGAATGGGAAAAGTTGCCAGACTGAACCAATAAAACAAAGGAAAGCAAAAGGAAAAAGTGCTAAATGGTCTATGAGTGCTAGtccaaaaatttcaaaatctttAATGAATAGACCATCATTTCCCACCAAGAAAAGAATTCAGGTTACAAAACATCATATTCCAGAAACTCCCAAGGTGGTAGCTGAAAGTTCTAATGGATTGAGGGGAAAGTCTGTCCTTGATGGCGAGGGAGAAACAGGATTAGCACCATTTTTTTGGTTGAGAGAAGAAGAGGATGTTGAAAAGTTAACTCAACAGACAGATGATGATACCATCTTTGGAACACCACCATGTGCCCCTTGTTTCAGTGATATTAAGGACTCAGATGACGACGTTCCTGATGATTTGGCTCTACAG GATGAAGCTGATTGTGaagtaaataatgaaaattatgtAGACAGTGAGATGTTTGAATGGACACAAAGACCTTGTTCACCTGAACTGGGTTCCAGTCCACTGAAAACACAG ATCAAATCATCCTCTCAGACATTGGCTACTTCtgttgaaaaagaaaatgagaagATAAGTGTACCCACTCTATCAACCCAAAGAACTGGAACTAAAAATAGGATCAATGAAGCTATTGAATCTTCTAAGAGTGGGAAGGGGAGACGTGGAAGACCTTCCAAGAAGCAAGTGAAGGGGACAAAGGTTCAAGGTTTTGAAGTTCATGTTGATTTATCAGATAAAACTGAAAATCCTCTTCATAGTGATAATAACAAGGGTAGTTCTATCCATTTGAAGGAAAGGACATGCATGAGAAACAGCTTCGAGTGTGACATCAATG GTGGGAATCAAAACACAACAGAGAACTCTACTTTGCCTGAAAATTTCACCAGGATATCAAAAAAGAAGAATTTGTTGATGAAAAACTCAG AAAATATTGAAGGTAATGCGACCCATCCAGAACATGGTCATGGTTCAAGATGTTCAAAAAAACGCAGGACTTCTGACTGTAGTAACCCAAAAGTGGGGTTGGCTAAAGATGCTCTAACTGATGCTGACAATTCTGCAAAATTAAACCAAACTATGGGAAAAGTGCAAAATGATACTGAAATAAAAGTTCTGCAAAATTCATCAGACAAGGAGATTGCCACCAACATATCTAATACAGCTGCTATACTTAAATGTGACAATGTTCCACCCAAAGTTGAGTGTGGTTTTTGTCATTCTGCTGAGGAGACTGAG TTTTCAGGAGTGATGGTTCATTACTTAGACGGGAAGCCTGTTGATGTAGACCATAATAGTGGATCAAAAGCCATACATGCACACAGAAACTGCACAGAATG GGCCCCAAATGTCTACTTTGAGGATGATAAAGCTATTAATTTAGTGGCTGAATTAGCTAGGAGCCGAAGAATCAAATGTTCTTTCTGTGGTATTCGAGGAGCTGCTCTTGGTTGTTATGACAAGAGTTGTCGCAAGAGCTTTCATGTTCCTTGTGCAAAACTGACCACGCAATGTCGATGGGATAGT AATAACTTTGTGATGCTTTGTCCTCTTCATGCCTCTGCCAAACTTCCCTGTGAATTATCTGACTCTCAAGTAAAGAAAATAAGCAAAAGTACTCCCAAAAG aATATGTGAAGTTCGTCATCAAGAACCTGTGGTTGAGAATAGTGACAGTAATTGGCATTGGGGATCATCTAAGAGATACGTTATCTGTAGTTCAGCTTTAACCAATGTGGATAAA CAACTTGTTTCTGAGTTTGAGAGGATATCAGGCATACAAATAATGAAGAATTGGGATCCCACTGTTACCCATATCATTGCATCTGCTGATGAAAATGGAGCTTGCAAAAGGACACTCAAAATTTTGATGGgtattttggagggaaagtggaTTTTAAAAGCAGAAT GGATTAAAGCTTGTTTGGAAGCAATGCAACCTGTTGATGAACATCTTTATGAAATTAACTGTGATGTTCATGGAATCAAGGATGGTCCTCAACTTGGAAGATTGCGAGTCTCAACCAAT CAATCAAAGCCATTTGAGGGATGCAAGTTCTTCTTGGCTGGAGAATACACAACATCTTACAAAGGGTATCTTCAAGATCTTGTTGCTGCAGCTGGAGGTGTGGTTTTGCAAAGGAAGCCCATTTCGAGTTCTACTAGTTTTTCATCAACATTCATTGTTTACAGCCTTGAGCTTCCTGAAAAGTGCAATCCTATAAAGAAAAACATGATATTTAACAGAAGAAAGACAGATGCAGAAGCCATTGCAAATTCTACTGGATCCATTGTGGTAAGCAATTCATGGGTTTTGAACTCTATTGCTGGTTGCAAAATTAGACCCCTCACAGGATAG
- the LOC124913435 gene encoding 1-Cys peroxiredoxin, whose amino-acid sequence MPGLTIGDIIPNLEVETTKGKFKIHDFIGENWILLFSHPGDFTPVCTTELGMMAKYSKQFIEKGVKLLGLSCDDLTSHMEWIKDIESNNGGHKVDYPIIGDSKREIIKQLNMVDPDEKDGKGNNMPSRALHIIGPDKKIKLSFLYPATTGRNMDEVLRVVESLQKARKYNNKVATPVNWNPGEKVVIAPSVTDEDARKMFPQGFQTVDLPSNKKYLRYAQV is encoded by the exons atgccTGGACTAACAATCGGTGATATCATACCCAACTTGGAAGTAGAAACAACCAAAGGCAAATTCAAGATCCATGACTTCATCGGAGAAAATTGGATCCTTCTCTTTTCTCACCCAG GTGATTTCACCCCAGTTTGCACAACCGAACTAGGAATGATGGCCAAATACTCCAAACAATTCATTGAAAAGGGAGTAAAACTTCTAGGTCTATCCTGTGATGACTTAACATCCCATATGGAATGGATCAAAGACATAGAATCAAACAATGGAGGACATAAAGTTGATTATCCAATCATAGGTGAttcaaaaagagaaataatCAAACAACTTAACATGGTTGATCCAGATGAGAAAGATGGTAAAGGAAATAACATGCCATCTCGTGCTCTTCATATAATTGGACCAGATAAGAAGATAAAACTGAGTTTCTTGTATCCAGCTACAACTGGTAGGAACATGGATGAGGTTTTGAGGGTGGTTGAGTCTTTACAGAAGGCTAGAAAGTATAATAATAAGGTGGCTACACCGGTTAATTGGAATCCAGGTGAGAAAGTGGTTATAGCTCCTAGTGTTACTGATGAAGATGCTAGGAAGATGTTTCCACAAGGGTTTCAAACTGTTGATCTTCCTTCTAATAAGAAATATCTGCGATATGCACAAGTTTGA
- the LOC124911338 gene encoding hydroxyproline O-galactosyltransferase GALT2-like — translation MKRPKSDISSLRRLKLPSILLGIAVFYLLFISFKFPRFLEIATTLSGDDTYLVTRERFDENPRHDDLRKPHVSVYKDTINQAAPSTPQAKPIQFNYGRITGEIMRRWNRTNGQSVFDRMADEAWALGLKAWEEVDTINGRNISQKAIIPEGKPESCPSWVSMSVEESQQGDLIMFLPCGLSAGSSITIVGTPHYAHDEYVPQMKRIRSNMNGMVPVSQFMVELQGLKSVVGEDPPKILHLNPRIRGDWSNRSVIEHNTCYRMQWGTAQRCDGLPSKTEDDMLVDGYMRCEKWMNSDNSDSRESKTTSSWLKRFIGRAQRPEVTWSYPLSEGRLFVLTIRAGMDGFHINIGGRHVSSFPYRTGFTLEDATGLAIKGDVDIHSVHATSLPTSHSSFSVQRVLEMSEQWKADPLPKIPIRLFVGIISATNHFAERMTVRKTWMQASVIKSSNVVVRFFVALSPRKEVNAVLKKEADYFGDIVILPFMDRYELVVLKTVAICEYGVQNVTAAYIMKCDDDTFVRVDTVLKEIDGVSPIRPLYMGNLNLQHRPLRYGKWAVTYEEWPEEVYPPYANGPGYIISSDIAKYIVSQHTKTQLRLFKMEDVSVGMWVEQFNTTRPVQYSHNWKFCQYGCMEDYYTAHYQSPRQMICLWDNLSKGLPHCCNFR, via the exons ATGAAGAGGCCAAAATCTGATATTTCTAGTTTAAGGAGGCTGAAATTGCCTTCAATTTTGTTGGGTATTGCTGTGTTTTACTTGCTTTTCATCTCCTTCAAGTTCCCTCGTTTTCTCGAGATTGCTACCACGCTGAGTGGTGATGATACATATTTGGTTACTCGTGAGAGGTTTGATGAGAATCCCAGACATGATGATTTGAGAAAACCCCATGTTTCTGTTTACAAAGATACGATCAACCAAGCAGCACCGTCGACGCCACAGGCGAAACCTATTCAATTTAACTATGGGAGAATCACGGGTGAGATAATGAGGAGATGGAACAGGACGAACGGTCAATCTGTATTTGATCGAATGGCTGATGAGGCCTGGGCTTTAGGTTTGAAGGCATGGGAAGAAGTGGATACAATTAATGGAAGAAATATAAGCCAAAAGGCTATTATACCTGAAGGGAAGCCTGAATCATGTCCATCATGGGTATCTATGAGTGTTGAAGAATCACAGCAGGGAGATCTTATTATGTTCCTTCCTTGTGGTCTTTCTGCGGGTTCTTCCATTACAATTGTGGGAACACCTCATTATGCTCACGATGAGTATGTGCCTCAGATGAAAAGGATAAGAAGTAATATGAATGGTATGGTCCCGGTTTCACAATTTATGGTTGAATTGCAAGGTTTGAAATCAGTGGTTGGGGAAGATCCGCCAAAGATTCTTCATCTGAATCCTCGAATTAGAGGTGATTGGAGCAACCGATCTGTCATTGAGCACAACACCTGTTATAGGATGCAGTGGGGTACAGCTCAAAGGTGCGACGGTTTACCATCTAAAACTGAAGATGACATGCTTG TTGATGGGTATATGAGATGTGAAAAATGGATGAACAGTGATAATTCTGATTCAAGAGAGTCAAAAACAACATCATCGTGGTTAAAGAGGTTTATTGGGCGTGCACAGAGGCCTGAAGTGACATGGTCGTATCCTTTGTCAGAAGGAAGACTTTTTGTCCTCACGATCCGTGCAGGCATGGATGGTTTCCACATTAATATTGGGGGTCGGCATGTCAGTTCATTTCCATATAGAACG GGGTTTACCCTTGAGGATGCAACTGGATTAGCTATTAAAGGTGATGTGGATATTCATTCAGTTCATGCCACTTCTTTGCCAACATCTCATTCTAGCTTCTCAGTCCAAAGGGTGTTAGAAATGTCTGAACAATGGAAAGCCGATCCTTTGCCCAAAATTCCCATTAGACTTTTCGTTGGAATCATTTCTGCAACGAATCACTTTGCTGAGAGAATGACTGTTAGAAAAACTTGGATGCAGGCCTCGGTTATCAAGTCCTCAAATGTAGTAGTTCGTTTCTTTGTTGCATTG AGTCCAAGAAAAGAGGTGAATGCAGTTCTGAAAAAAGAGGCTGATTATTTTGGAGACATTGTGATCTTGCCATTTATGGATCGCTACGAACTGGTAGTTCTTAAAACTGTTGCAATCTGCGAGTATGGG GTTCAAAATGTAACTGCTGCATACATCATGAAATGTGACGACGACACCTTTGTGAGGGTTGATACTGTCTTGAAAGAAATTGATGGGGTTTCTCCCATACGACCCCTTTATATGGGCAATCTCAATCTCCAGCATAGACCACTTCGGTATGGGAAATGGGCAGTGACATATGAG GAGTGGCCAGAAGAAGTTTATCCTCCTTATGCAAATGGGCCGGGGTATATTATTTCAAGTGATATCGCCAAGTATATTGTTTCTCAACACACGAAAACACAATTAAGG CTATTCAAGATGGAGGATGTAAGCGTGGGAATGTGGGTTGAGCAGTTCAATACTACAAGACCGGTTCAATACTCGCATAATTGGAAGTTCTGTCAATATGGATGCATGGAAGATTACTATACTGCCCATTATCAATCCCCTAGACAGATGATTTGTTTGTGGGACAACCTTTCAAAGGGGCTGCCCCATTGTTGCAACTTTAGATGA
- the LOC124912929 gene encoding two-component response regulator ARR22-like, protein MACKMGSSSSKDLMGNGMKGDNAPKLSVLIVDDDAILRRIHTMFFKKHGFETTAVENGQEAINLYRSGSWFHLVLMDKEMPVMDGPEATRELRAMGVNNMIVGMTSRDRDSEQQSFMEAGLDNCYIKPLTANVVVSLAQAIANKNSE, encoded by the exons ATGGCCTGTAAAATGGGTAGCTCTAGCTCAAAGGATCTTATGGGCAATGGTATGAAGGGGGACAATGCTCCTAAGTTGTCTGTGCTTATCGTAGATGATGACGCGATTCTGCGAAGAATACACACTATGTTCTTCAAAAAGCATGGATTTGAGACTACTGCGGTTGAAAATGGACAAGAGGCTATCAATTTGTATCGCTCCGGTTCGTGGTTTCATCTAGTTCTCATGGACAAGGAAATGCCTGTTATGGATGGACCCGAG GCAACAAGGGAGCTTAGGGCTATGGGAGTAAACAACATGATAGTGGGAATGACTTCTCGCGATAGAGATTCGGAACAACAATCATTCATGGAGGCTGGCCTCGACAACTGCTACATCAAGCCATTGACTGCTAACGTAGTTGTTTCTCTTGCACAAGCCATTGCCAACAAGAACTCGGAGTAA